The segment GCCTGGAGCTGGCCTGGCGTACCATCGAAACGAACCAGTTCGGGATGAACGAATTCGTTGACTGGTGCCGGGCGGCAGGCGCTCAGGTTATGTGGGCGGTCAACCTCGGCACGCAGGGCATCGACGAGGCGCGCACCGCAGTCGAATACGCCAACCATCCGTCGGGCACGTATTGGAGCGACCTGCGCATCAGCCACGGGTACCGCGAGCCGCACAAGATCAAGATATGGTGTCTCGGCAACGAAATGGACGGACCTTGGCAAATCGGCCACAAAACGGCGGAGGAATACGGGCGTCTTGCCCTGGAAACCGCCAAGGTCATGAAATGGGTCGATCCCGATATCGAGCTGGTGGCGTGCGGCAGTTCCGGCCAGGGCATGCCGACGTTCGCCGAATGGGAAGCGACGGTGCTTGATCATACGTACGAGCATGTGGACTATTTGTCGCTGCATACCTATTACGGCAACCGGGACAACGACACGCCGCTGTTTCTCGCCCGCTCGCTGCAGATGGACGAATTCATCCGCAGCGTCGTCGCCATCTGCGACTACGTCAAGGCCAAAAAGCGCAGCAAAAAGACGATGTATCTGTCATTTGACGAATGGAACGTCTGGTACCACTCCAACGAACAGGATCGCAAGCTGGAACCGTGGCAGATTGCGCCGCCGCAGCTGGAGGATATTTACACCATGGAGGACGCGCTCGTCGTCGGCTGCATGCTGATCAGCCTGCTCAAGCACGCCGACCGGGTGAAAATCGCATGCCTGGCCCAGCTCGTCAATGTCATCGCGCCGATCATGACCGAAAACGGCGGCAAGGCGTGGGCGCAGACGATCTATTACCCGTTCCTTCACGCGTCGCTGTACGGGCGCGGGAAGGCGCTCGTTCCGCTCGTGACATCCCCGAAATACGATACGAAAGAAGTGACGGACGTTCCCTATCTGGAAGCGATCGCGATCCACAACGAAGAAGCCGGGGAAGTGACCGTGTTCGCCGTCAACCGCGACCTGGAGCGGCCGCTGCCGCTGCGCGTCGACCTGCGCAGCTTCGGCGCCTGCCGCGTCATCGAACATCTCGTGCTTGAACACGAGGACCTGAAAGCGGTCAACGACGCGCAAAACCCGAATCGCGTGAAGCCCCACAACCGAGGCAACGCCAAGGCCGACGGCTCCAACGTGGAAGCTGTGCTCGGGAAGGCGTCGTGGAACGTGATCCGGCTGAAAGTCGCGGAAACGGCCTGACCGGTTCGGCAAAAATCCCCTTCCGTTGACGGCGTGAATGCGTAGACGGAAGGGGATATATATTTGGTTCATCCTCTCATCCTTCATGGCCTTCCGAAGCCCCATGCCCGAACGGATACCGCTCGGACAACGTGACCGGCAAACGGCCCCGGGCTTCCGCTTCCCCGACCAGCACTTCGGCCAGTGCTTCCATCATGCAAGGGGTGTTCTCGTAACAGGCCACGTAGGCGTGAACCTCCGGAAATGCAAGCCAATCATACGGATTGCGCAACGCCGTTACCGTCACCTTCACCCC is part of the Bacillus thermozeamaize genome and harbors:
- a CDS encoding alpha-N-arabinofuranosidase produces the protein MSQQATLIVDKDFIIGQVDDRLFGSFIEHLGRAVYGGIYEPGHPSADERGFRRDVLELVKALLVSIVRYPGGNFVSGYDWRDGIGPKEQRKRRLELAWRTIETNQFGMNEFVDWCRAAGAQVMWAVNLGTQGIDEARTAVEYANHPSGTYWSDLRISHGYREPHKIKIWCLGNEMDGPWQIGHKTAEEYGRLALETAKVMKWVDPDIELVACGSSGQGMPTFAEWEATVLDHTYEHVDYLSLHTYYGNRDNDTPLFLARSLQMDEFIRSVVAICDYVKAKKRSKKTMYLSFDEWNVWYHSNEQDRKLEPWQIAPPQLEDIYTMEDALVVGCMLISLLKHADRVKIACLAQLVNVIAPIMTENGGKAWAQTIYYPFLHASLYGRGKALVPLVTSPKYDTKEVTDVPYLEAIAIHNEEAGEVTVFAVNRDLERPLPLRVDLRSFGACRVIEHLVLEHEDLKAVNDAQNPNRVKPHNRGNAKADGSNVEAVLGKASWNVIRLKVAETA